The following coding sequences are from one Triticum aestivum cultivar Chinese Spring chromosome 5A, IWGSC CS RefSeq v2.1, whole genome shotgun sequence window:
- the LOC780672 gene encoding phytosulfokines 2: MTRRCSPPLAALVLLLLLCFSYGVAAARPLPANTAPHQGIGVVRVKAEDAAATDGLVVLKEEGGKAGNGGEAVSPSEATVDDATAEEEACEEGKEGEECMQRRLLHDAHLDYIYTQHKGRP; encoded by the exons ATGACGAGACGCtgctcgccgccgctcgctgctcttgtcctgcttctcctcctctgcttctcctacGGCGTGGCGGCCGCTCGGCCCCTCCCCGCCAACACTGCTCCTCACCAAG GCATCGGCGTGGTGAGAGTCAAGGCGGAAGATGCTGCAGCAACGGACGGCCTAGTGGTGCTCAAGGAGGAAGGTGGCAAGGCCGGTAATGGCGGCGAGGCGGTGTCACCGTCTGAGGCGACGGTGGACGATGCGACGGCAGAGGAGGAGGCGTGCgaggaggggaaggagggggaggagtgcATGCAGAGGAGGCTGCTCCACGACGCGCACCTGGACTACATCTACACGCAGCACAAGGGCAGGCCATGA